In Populus alba chromosome 1, ASM523922v2, whole genome shotgun sequence, a single window of DNA contains:
- the LOC118036902 gene encoding paired amphipathic helix protein Sin3-like 2 isoform X4 — MKLEDKEKEQKQIDVAKEKERCREKYMAKSIQELDLSNCERCTPSYRFLPDDYPISSASQRSELGAQVLNDHWVSVTSGSEDYSFKHMRRNQFEESLFRCEDDRFELDMLLESVSSTTKRAEELFNGINENKVETLIHIEDHFTALNLRCIERLYGDHGLDVMEILRKNPSLALPVILTRLKQKQEEWTRCRTDFNKVWAEIYVKNHYKSLDHRSFYFKQQDSKNLSTKSLVAEIKELKEKQQREDGVLLAFATGKRQPLVPNLKYNYPDKKIHEDLYKLVQYSCKEVCSTKEQLNKVIRLWTNFVEPMLGIVSHPDGSESCEGEGKPKHPLMNCTSSSIAEKDGSPNVVPAISTFKQAKSPSNGDENMLQELGNLCKLSLKSSDKLAKEDSLCELDHVGKEDGALNVLRPEREQKDKVVTDRVSGFNIQGVADTKTSFMIGSECGHERNSAGEIAGSGSTVSVPGGDAIDRQLNAGIDAGPSSEGGIVVKSVLPANEGVRDGAKNDRCHEESTGPSKIEKEEGELSPNGDFEEDNFNAYGDTGLQAIAMGKNSVGCMRHGSGNDEDLHTQVIVEGHDADDEDSGNVSEARDAASSSESAGDECSREELEDDEVERDDAKAESEGEAEGMVDTQYNGGDAPFPEHSLMSVKPLAKHVPTDLINEKRRDSWVFYGNDDFYVLFRLHQILYDRILSARVNSSGAEIKWRTPKDASSPDPYARFMSALYSLLDGSADNAKFEDECRAIIGNQSYVLFTLDKLIYKLVKQLQTVATDEMASKLLQLYEYEISRKSESFNDLVYHDNMRFFLHEENIYRLEFSSAPSVLSTQLMDNATEKSEVLAVCMDPTFSAYLHNDYLSVYPIKMESHDITLLRNKRKYAGLDEFSALSMAMEGVKMFNGLECKVACNSCKISYVLDTEDFFFRTRRKRRNSPQGRSLYHDKVQARVQRFRRFLSA, encoded by the exons ATGAAACTAGAGGACAAGGAAAAGGAGCAGAAGCAAATAGACGTAgctaaagaaaaggaaagatgcAGGGAGAAGTATATGGCTAAATCCATTCAGGAGCTTGACCTTTCTAACTGTGAACGTTGTACTCCTAGTTATCGGTTTCTACCAGATGAT TATCCCATATCTTCAGCAAGCCAGAGATCGGAGCTTGGTGCTCAAGTGTTGAATGATCACTGGGTCTCTGTAACATCAGGAAGTGAGGACTACTCTTTTAAACATATGCGTAGAAATCAGTTTGAAGAAAGTCTGTTTAGATGTGAAGACGATAg atttgagctGGACATGTTGTTGGAATCTGTGAGCTCCACTACCAAGCGTGCAGAAGAATTGTTTAATGGCATAAACGAAAATAAAGTAGAAACCTTAATCCATATTGAAGACCACTTTACCG CTCTAAACTTAAGGTGTATAGAGCGGTTATATGGTGACCATGGTCTTGATGTGATGGAAATATTGCGGAAAAACCCAAGTCTTGCATTGCCTGTTATTTTAACTCGTCTGAAGCAGAAACAAGAGGAGTGGACTAGGTGTCGTACTGATTTTAACAAGGTTTGGGCTGAAATTTATGTGAAAAACCATTACAAATCACTAGATCATCGCAGCTTCTACTTCAAGCAACAAGATTCAAAGAACTTGAGCACAAAAT CATTGGTGGCTGAGATCAAGGAGCTGAAAGAAAAACAGCAGAGAGAGGATGGTGTTCTTCTTGCTTTCGCCACTGGAAAAAGACAACCCTTGGTTCcgaatttgaaatataattacccagataaaaaaattcatgaagacTTGTATAAACTTGTCCAATATTCCTGTAAAGAGGTTTGCTCAACCAAAGAACAATTAAATAAAGTTATAAGACTTTGGACTAACTTCGTGGAACCAATGCTGGGTATTGTTTCTCATCCTGATGGCTCGGAGAGTTGTGAAGGTGAAGGGAAACCAAAGCATCCTCTCATGAATTGCACTTCATCAAGCATAGCAGAAAAGGATGGAAGTCCTAATGTTGTTCCTGCGATATCAACTTTTAAGCAAGCAAAATCACCTAGCAATGGAGATGAAAACATGTTGCAAGAACTAGGAAACCTTTGCAAGCTCAGTTTGAAAAGTTCAGATAAATTAGCTAAGGAAGATAGCTTATGTGAACTTGATCATGTTGGTAAGGAAGATGGAGCGCTTAATGTGCTTAGGCCAGAAAGAGAGCAGAAAGATAAAGTTGTAACTGACAGAGTATCTGGATTTAACATACAAGGAGTAGCAGATACCAAAACATCATTTATGATAGGATCAGAATGTGGTCATGAAAGGAACAGTGCTGGGGAGATAGCAG GTTCAGGTTCAACTGTGTCTGTGCCAGGTGGTGATGCTATTGACCGCCAACTCAATGCTGGTATTGATGCTGGACCTTCTTCAGAG GGTGGGATTGTTGTAAAATCAGTTTTACCTGCAAATGAAGGAGTAAGGGATGGTGCTAAAAATGATAGATGTCATGAAGAATCCACTGGACCATCCAAAATTGAGAAGGAAGAAGGCGAGTTGTCCCCTAATGGTGATTTTGAAGAGGATAATTTCAATGCCTATGGAGATACTGGCTTGCAGGCTATTGCCATGGGAAAGAATAGTGTTGGATGCATGCGGCATGGATCTGGAAATGATGAGGACTTACACACTCAGGTTATCGTAGAAGGACATGATGCTGATGATGAGGATAGTGGAAATGTTTCTGAGGCTCGTGATGCTGCATCAAGCAGCGAGTCTGCTGGTGATGAGTGCTCCCGGGAAGAGCTTGAGGATGATGAAGTAGAACGTGATGATGCGAAAGCTGAGAGTGAAGGTGAAGCTGAGGGGATGGTTGATACACAGTATAATGGAGGAGATGCACCATTCCCAGAACACTCTCTCATGTCTGTTAAGCCCCTTGCAAAGCATGTTCCAACAGATTTAATTAACGAGAAAAGGAGAGATTCCTGGGTTTTCTATGGAAATGATGATTTTTATGTGCTTTTCAGGCTTCATCAG ATCCTCTATGACCGTATTTTATCAGCAAGAGTGAATTCATCTGGTGCTGAAATCAAATGGAGAACTCCCAAGGATGCTAGTTCTCCAGATCCTTATGCCAG ATTTATGAGTGCACTATACAGTTTACTAGATGGATCTGCTGATAATGCGAAGTTTGAGGATGAGTGCAGAGCTATTATTGGAAATCAGTCATATGTGTTATTCACACTGGAcaagttaatatataaattagtcAAACAG CTCCAAACTGTTGCAACTGATGAGATGGCTAGTAAGCTTCTTCAATTGTATGAATACGAAATATCCCGGAAATCTGAGAGCTTCAATGATTTGGTGTATCATGACAACATGCGGTTTTTCCTTCATGAGGAGAACATATATCGGTTGGAATTT TCATCTGCTCCATCTGTGTTATCCACCCAGCTGATGGACAACGCAACTGAGAAATCTGAAGTGTTGGCAGTTTGCATGGATCCAACTTTTTCTGCATATTTGCATAATGATTATCTCTCTGTCTATCCTATAAAAATGGAGTCGCATGACATTACACTGCTGAG AAACAAGCGGAAATATGCTGGCCTAGATGAATTTTCTGCCTTAAGTATGGCCATGGAAGGTGTTAAGATGTTCAATGGTTTGGAGTGTAAGGTTGCCTGCAATTCATGCAAG
- the LOC118036902 gene encoding paired amphipathic helix protein Sin3-like 2 isoform X2 encodes MKRMRDDIFSASASAPAPAPAPAPAPASQFKRPLTSTRGESYGQTQIPGGGGGGGSGNSQKLTTTDALQYLKEVKDMFQDQKEKYDMFLEVMKDFKAQRTDTSGVIVRVKELFKGHNNLIFGFNTFLPKGYEITLDEDEAAPPKKTVEFNQAINFVNKIKKRFQNDERVYKSFLDILNMYRKEHKDINEVYSEVSALFEDHHDLLDEFARFLPDTSATPMTHTVPYARNSNQHYNERNSTAPSARQTQIDKRRRDKVSSSHAERDLSVDRPEMEDDKGMVKVHKEQRKRADKENWDRRIRDQDDREPEHDSSRDFSLQPFLEKRNSSQKVEGFGNSNFGCYDDKDNIKSIYNQEFVFFEKVKEKLGNGDDYQAFLKCLNIYNQGIIKKNELQNLVTDLLGKYPDLMEEFIDHLECHGHIDGFLAGVTSKKSLGNDGQASRSMKLEDKEKEQKQIDVAKEKERCREKYMAKSIQELDLSNCERCTPSYRFLPDDYPISSASQRSELGAQVLNDHWVSVTSGSEDYSFKHMRRNQFEESLFRCEDDRFELDMLLESVSSTTKRAEELFNGINENKVETLIHIEDHFTALNLRCIERLYGDHGLDVMEILRKNPSLALPVILTRLKQKQEEWTRCRTDFNKVWAEIYVKNHYKSLDHRSFYFKQQDSKNLSTKSLVAEIKELKEKQQREDGVLLAFATGKRQPLVPNLKYNYPDKKIHEDLYKLVQYSCKEVCSTKEQLNKVIRLWTNFVEPMLGIVSHPDGSESCEGEGKPKHPLMNCTSSSIAEKDGSPNVVPAISTFKQAKSPSNGDENMLQELGNLCKLSLKSSDKLAKEDSLCELDHVGKEDGALNVLRPEREQKDKVVTDRVSGFNIQGVADTKTSFMIGSECGHERNSAGEIAGSGSTVSVPGGDAIDRQLNAGIDAGPSSEGGIVVKSVLPANEGVRDGAKNDRCHEESTGPSKIEKEEGELSPNGDFEEDNFNAYGDTGLQAIAMGKNSVGCMRHGSGNDEDLHTQVIVEGHDADDEDSGNVSEARDAASSSESAGDECSREELEDDEVERDDAKAESEGEAEGMVDTQYNGGDAPFPEHSLMSVKPLAKHVPTDLINEKRRDSWVFYGNDDFYVLFRLHQILYDRILSARVNSSGAEIKWRTPKDASSPDPYARFMSALYSLLDGSADNAKFEDECRAIIGNQSYVLFTLDKLIYKLVKQLQTVATDEMASKLLQLYEYEISRKSESFNDLVYHDNMRFFLHEENIYRLEFSSAPSVLSTQLMDNATEKSEVLAVCMDPTFSAYLHNDYLSVYPIKMESHDITLLRNKRKYAGLDEFSALSMAMEGVKMFNGLECKVACNSCKISYVLDTEDFFFRTRRKRRNSPQGRSLYHDKVQARVQRFRRFLSA; translated from the exons ATGAAGAGAATGAGAGATGATATTTTCTCAGCCTCAGCCTCAGCCCCAGCCCCAGCACCAGCCCCAGCCCCTGCCCCGGCCTCTCAATTTAAACGGCCCTTAACTTCGACACGTGGAGAATC CTATGGGCAAACACAAATCCCTGGCGGCGGTGGTGGCGGAGGTAGTGGTAATTCGCAGAAACTAACTACCACCGACGCCTTACAATATCTAAAGGAAGTAAAAGACATGTTTCAAGACCAGAAGGAAAAATATGACATGTTCCTCGAAGTCATGAAAGATTTCAAGGCTCAAAG AACTGACACTTCCGGTGTCATTGTAAGAGTAAAGGAGTTATTCAAAGGTCATAATAACTTGATCTTTGGATTCAACACCTTCTTGCCTAAGGGATATGAAATAACCCTAGATGAGGATGAGGCAGCTCCGCCAAAGAAAACTGTTGAATTTAACCAAGCTATCAATTTTGTAAACAAAATAAAG AAACGTTTCCAAAATGATGAACGTGTTTATAAATCATTTCTAGACATTTTGAATATGTACCGGAAGGAACACAAGGACATAAATGAGGTCTACAGTGAG GTTTCAGCTCTTTTTGAGGACCAtcatgatttgcttgatgagtttgCTAGATTTTTGCCAGATACTTCAGCAACACCCATGACACATACTGTTCCATATGCTCGGAATTCCAACCAGCATTACAATGAACGGAATTCTACGGCACCCTCCGCACGACAAACACAAATAGACAAG CGTCGGCGTGACAAAGTTTCTTCTTCCCATGCTGAGCGTGACCTTAGTGTTGATCGACCAGAGATGGAAGATGACAAAGGAATGGTGAAAGTGCACAAGGAGCAGAGAAAGCGTGCTGACAAGGAGAATTGGGATAGGAGAATTCGTGATCAGGATGACAGGGAGCCTGAGCATGATAGCAGTAGAGACTTCAGCTTGCAACCTTTTCTTGAGAAAAGGAATTCTTCCCAGAAGGTGGAAGGTTTTGGAAATTCTAACTTTGGTTGTTATGATGACAAAGATAACATAAAGA GCATCTACAACcaagaatttgttttctttgagaAAGTCAAGGAGAAGTTGGGAAATGGAGATGATTATCAAGCATTCTTGAAGTGCCTTAACATTTATAACCAAGGGATTATTAAAAAGAACGAGTTACAAAATTTG GTGACTGATTTACTTGGAAAGTATCCTGATCTTATGGAAGAGTTCATTGATCATCTGGAGTGTCATGGGCATATTG ATGGGTTCCTTGCTGGTGTTACGAGCAAAA AATCCCTGGGTAATGATGGACAAGCATCCAGATCTATGAAACTAGAGGACAAGGAAAAGGAGCAGAAGCAAATAGACGTAgctaaagaaaaggaaagatgcAGGGAGAAGTATATGGCTAAATCCATTCAGGAGCTTGACCTTTCTAACTGTGAACGTTGTACTCCTAGTTATCGGTTTCTACCAGATGAT TATCCCATATCTTCAGCAAGCCAGAGATCGGAGCTTGGTGCTCAAGTGTTGAATGATCACTGGGTCTCTGTAACATCAGGAAGTGAGGACTACTCTTTTAAACATATGCGTAGAAATCAGTTTGAAGAAAGTCTGTTTAGATGTGAAGACGATAg atttgagctGGACATGTTGTTGGAATCTGTGAGCTCCACTACCAAGCGTGCAGAAGAATTGTTTAATGGCATAAACGAAAATAAAGTAGAAACCTTAATCCATATTGAAGACCACTTTACCG CTCTAAACTTAAGGTGTATAGAGCGGTTATATGGTGACCATGGTCTTGATGTGATGGAAATATTGCGGAAAAACCCAAGTCTTGCATTGCCTGTTATTTTAACTCGTCTGAAGCAGAAACAAGAGGAGTGGACTAGGTGTCGTACTGATTTTAACAAGGTTTGGGCTGAAATTTATGTGAAAAACCATTACAAATCACTAGATCATCGCAGCTTCTACTTCAAGCAACAAGATTCAAAGAACTTGAGCACAAAAT CATTGGTGGCTGAGATCAAGGAGCTGAAAGAAAAACAGCAGAGAGAGGATGGTGTTCTTCTTGCTTTCGCCACTGGAAAAAGACAACCCTTGGTTCcgaatttgaaatataattacccagataaaaaaattcatgaagacTTGTATAAACTTGTCCAATATTCCTGTAAAGAGGTTTGCTCAACCAAAGAACAATTAAATAAAGTTATAAGACTTTGGACTAACTTCGTGGAACCAATGCTGGGTATTGTTTCTCATCCTGATGGCTCGGAGAGTTGTGAAGGTGAAGGGAAACCAAAGCATCCTCTCATGAATTGCACTTCATCAAGCATAGCAGAAAAGGATGGAAGTCCTAATGTTGTTCCTGCGATATCAACTTTTAAGCAAGCAAAATCACCTAGCAATGGAGATGAAAACATGTTGCAAGAACTAGGAAACCTTTGCAAGCTCAGTTTGAAAAGTTCAGATAAATTAGCTAAGGAAGATAGCTTATGTGAACTTGATCATGTTGGTAAGGAAGATGGAGCGCTTAATGTGCTTAGGCCAGAAAGAGAGCAGAAAGATAAAGTTGTAACTGACAGAGTATCTGGATTTAACATACAAGGAGTAGCAGATACCAAAACATCATTTATGATAGGATCAGAATGTGGTCATGAAAGGAACAGTGCTGGGGAGATAGCAG GTTCAGGTTCAACTGTGTCTGTGCCAGGTGGTGATGCTATTGACCGCCAACTCAATGCTGGTATTGATGCTGGACCTTCTTCAGAG GGTGGGATTGTTGTAAAATCAGTTTTACCTGCAAATGAAGGAGTAAGGGATGGTGCTAAAAATGATAGATGTCATGAAGAATCCACTGGACCATCCAAAATTGAGAAGGAAGAAGGCGAGTTGTCCCCTAATGGTGATTTTGAAGAGGATAATTTCAATGCCTATGGAGATACTGGCTTGCAGGCTATTGCCATGGGAAAGAATAGTGTTGGATGCATGCGGCATGGATCTGGAAATGATGAGGACTTACACACTCAGGTTATCGTAGAAGGACATGATGCTGATGATGAGGATAGTGGAAATGTTTCTGAGGCTCGTGATGCTGCATCAAGCAGCGAGTCTGCTGGTGATGAGTGCTCCCGGGAAGAGCTTGAGGATGATGAAGTAGAACGTGATGATGCGAAAGCTGAGAGTGAAGGTGAAGCTGAGGGGATGGTTGATACACAGTATAATGGAGGAGATGCACCATTCCCAGAACACTCTCTCATGTCTGTTAAGCCCCTTGCAAAGCATGTTCCAACAGATTTAATTAACGAGAAAAGGAGAGATTCCTGGGTTTTCTATGGAAATGATGATTTTTATGTGCTTTTCAGGCTTCATCAG ATCCTCTATGACCGTATTTTATCAGCAAGAGTGAATTCATCTGGTGCTGAAATCAAATGGAGAACTCCCAAGGATGCTAGTTCTCCAGATCCTTATGCCAG ATTTATGAGTGCACTATACAGTTTACTAGATGGATCTGCTGATAATGCGAAGTTTGAGGATGAGTGCAGAGCTATTATTGGAAATCAGTCATATGTGTTATTCACACTGGAcaagttaatatataaattagtcAAACAG CTCCAAACTGTTGCAACTGATGAGATGGCTAGTAAGCTTCTTCAATTGTATGAATACGAAATATCCCGGAAATCTGAGAGCTTCAATGATTTGGTGTATCATGACAACATGCGGTTTTTCCTTCATGAGGAGAACATATATCGGTTGGAATTT TCATCTGCTCCATCTGTGTTATCCACCCAGCTGATGGACAACGCAACTGAGAAATCTGAAGTGTTGGCAGTTTGCATGGATCCAACTTTTTCTGCATATTTGCATAATGATTATCTCTCTGTCTATCCTATAAAAATGGAGTCGCATGACATTACACTGCTGAG AAACAAGCGGAAATATGCTGGCCTAGATGAATTTTCTGCCTTAAGTATGGCCATGGAAGGTGTTAAGATGTTCAATGGTTTGGAGTGTAAGGTTGCCTGCAATTCATGCAAG